The genome window AGGCAGCTTCTTGACTATGAGTCATCCTGTCTTGCTCGGACTACTGTAGTCGGGCCTCGAGCTTATCCATTTGAGCGACTTTGGCCTCCAACACCGAGAGGCGCTCAGTGAGTTGATTCCTCTCAGTCAAAAGTTGATCTTGTTCTAAAGCAAGCTCTTGTTTGTCCAGAATCAACCTTTGCAGGCCCTCGGAGAAAAGAAAGTTGGCTTGAAGAAGGGAAAAAACCAAGAGTATTACTTCAAAACAAAAATTGAAAGAAGGTGGAAAAAGTGAGATTGTTACCTGTGCCGAGCAATGCATATTGTAATTTTTTAGGCACTCCCCCGAAAGGGATTATGTCTTCTTCCCGTCTTTCGCTGAAGCTAGCGGCTTCAGGTAGTTGGCACCGGCTTGGAGAGAATATGACACTCTTTCAAAATTAAAAGAGTGGCAATTCTCCTTCCACGAGGATCTTGGGAAGGTGTCGAGTAATGTTTTCCCAAGTTCCCATAGTCGGGAGATTGCGGAGGAGTAGTATTCTCTACTTGTTTGGCTAATTCCAGTGAAGGAGAAGTAGTTGGTGCTGGTGGATAAGGGGCAGCTGGTGTTCATGGATAAGGAGTTGTTGGTGTAGATAGCGAAGAAGCAACTGGTACAGAGAGGACGATAGTTGTGACTGGTTCAGCAATCAGTGACAGAGGAAGGTCAGGGGCCGAAATCCTCATACCGGCCATCGGTAGAGATCGGGAAGCGGGAGTCAGCATTCTCAACCAAACTCATTTTGCCCCAAAGTGCCTGAACTTTCTCTGACAATAGATTTTGAAGCTCTACCGGctaagcacctggttgagctgatGAAGACCTTTTTGTTCTTTGAAGAGGAGCTCCTTCATCATTGGCCTCTTCCTCATCATCAATATCCACTGTAACCGGTTCAATTGATGATCTTCTCACTCTCTTCTCCTGAGCCCCAGTCGAGGAGGTTTGCTTCCTCTTTGTTTTTTTGATTTTAGACTGGGGACTCCGAGAGGATGCATCCTCACTGGAGGCTCAAGCAGATCCACGATCCCTGCTCCGGTAAAGGGCATTTTACAATACCCGCTTGGCTTCCTCGGGATCATCGAGATTATCAACGTCGGGGCATACAACAGAACCCCTCGGAAACCCTATGCATGCAAAAATAAAGTTATTAAATTATTCTTGAGAAGTTTACACATATAAGATTGAAAGAAAGAAGAATTTTTCTTACCGTGGCTCTTGGCTCTCCACCTGTATTTGGGAGCCATTTTCTTTCCATCGTCGGGTTTACGGAGTAGTGATATCCAATATTTTTAGACCCATTGGGCCATTCCTTAAACTCACGGTAGTTGGAACGAAGAAAATAAAATGTCAGTTAAGGAGAAAGTTTTTgcatgaagaaaaaaaaaaacaaatatatgAAGACTTACGGAAAAAGGTTCTATGATTCGGGAACAACTGGCATTGTGGCAGGGATGATGTTCCTAGTAGCAATGACGACGAACTATTctatccacccacggtcgttgtcgtCATCAACATTGGTGTGAAAGGTGTGGTGACCATGTTTGTTGAGTTTTAGCACATCCCCGCAAAAGAATTTGAGGGAATAAGGGTTCATCATTTGCGCAAGAGTTAGGATTTTTCCGGTCTCAGAGCACAACTGGTGGAGGCAAGCCAACGTACGACATATAGATGGGCCTATTTGTGCTAAGCAAACCTGGTACCGATGgcaaaatttcaaaattattgGGTCAAGTCCTTCACCTGACCCCAAGGTAAAGGGACTCAAAGTGAAGGGGTATGTATAAACATACATGAACCCCGCTCTGGAGTAGGTAACTCGTTATACCCCATTTGAGGCGAAGATTTCAATATTATTGCAGCTATAGTCCTCCTTCACAATAAGGATGCTTGAAGGACGGATGGAGGAAGGGTACCTACGAACATGCCAAAACCTCCCACTTGTGAGATCTGTAGGTGCTTTTTGCTCCTGGAGATCAGACGAGGTGCTAAGGTAAAGTGGAATGATGGTGTTCACGGTTGGAGGTTCAGACTCGACGTCACCTCTTTGGTTTTTTGGCCTCCACCGAAGGGAAGACTAGTGTATTCAGAGATAGCAGTGTAAGAAGATATGGTGGTAAAAGATCAGTGAAGAATTTCTTACCGAGAAAGTTGAGTGTTGTAGAGAAGTTCTAAGGAAATTTAGAGAAGGAGAAAGAGTTGTGAAAATAGTAAAAGTAAAGAGTAAAAATGTTGAGTAGTGGACAAGTTATAGACGGCAAAAATTGTGGCTATGATTACCTCAAAAACCGACAAAAATACTTGATGAATCACGGACCAACACGTGTTCGGGTTATTAAATGCGATAAGATGTGCGTCCTTTCGAATGTCAGAGACCATTCAAGAAATTTTCCACCAATAAAAGGAATTCTTACCTACTTCCCGGTAACACTAAGTTGCGTCACCGAAAATtagagggactatctgtatggggtaaCTGGTTGATGACAATTGGGCGAATGACGGTGTGACATGCGGAATTGATGACAGGTGGGGATGTGAGCAAAGATTTGCAGCATTATCATCGGGTAACATTCATTGGACAACTGTTATAAAGAATATTTACATTTAAAGCCAGTCGTTATGCACCCATCAATGATGAtcttattctcattcaagagtaGCTTGATTTTAGGACCTTGTCTCCCTAAATAGGGCTATAAATAGCAAGGTTAACAGTCATTGTAGGCACATAAAATATTCTGCACATAAAAGCCATAATCTACTATCTTGTTACGCTCGATTTGAACGGTTTAACAAATGCTTTTACTTTTGTCATCGGAAAGGCGAAATGCTAAGTTAAGCTTGTCATCTCCTTTAATTTCAGTGATTAATCTTATTTCTGTTCCTATTTATTTATCGtttttggatcaaatcgatttgtttgtctataaaccacactataaatttaactgtaccacgAATAAACACTTTTATAAAAGTTGAAATATTAGATACTCTATTAAATTCACCCAAAATAATAGCAACTTGAAATTCTTCTCTGTATCTAAATGACAAAGAAGTACTTCGTTAGGCTTTAGGAAAATGAGATGTAATAATGGTTTTAGGAACAACGAGAGTAAATGTGGATTGCTCAACATGCAATTATCAATCACCAAAATAAATAACTAAATAAATAAACCAGTCATTCAGCCACTGTCCTCGCGGAAGAAGCCAGGAATTATACTTCCACTACTCGCCGCAGAGATATATGCTTCTGCAAAAGATTCAAAATGAGCATATATTTGCAGCCTGCGTCCAAACAAAGTGCTCTTTCAAGCAGCATTTGCATGTATTTACAAACGTGGCAAAGCGTTTCTTTGATGATGCCCACGTCTTACTCTCATGCAAAATTTTTTTGATAAGGAAATTTAGCTTTATATCAACACGTACTTGCCATGCAAACCATCTGCTCTGCTATAAATACGCTTAAAATCGAGTACCCATCACAAGCACTAGCAATTCACATCTTCTATCACaaaaaaagtaaataaattaTCCCGCTGCCATGGCAAAGCTTTCAGTTGTTGCTGCTCTTCTCTTGTGCTTGTTAGCTGTTGCAAGTGCCAACACCTTCACCGTCACTACCACTGTGACGGAGGACGATATCGAAAATCAGGGGTCGCGAAGGTGCCAAGAGCAGATCCAGAGGCAGAGGCTGAACTACTGCAGGTAAAACATATTTTATACGTACAACAGATCAATTTAGACAGGTAAATAAAAATTTGTGACAGAAAGTAGAGCCTTAAAAGCAACATAGTTCTACACTCAAATTCATTTGCTAATCGAATTAAAACAGTGTACATTTTCCGTAACCTTAAATCATTAATTGCGGGCAGGGACAGATATAGCGTACAAGATCTTATATGCTAAAAACTCACTATATAAGTAATAATTAAGTATACATAATAAATTTCAAACTCATGGGTAAATCAAATGGATTGTGGTAGAATTTCAAATCTATAAATTTTAATTCCACGGGCTCTGATGTAGGATGTACCTTTCAAGAAGCCGTCAATATTATGGCGACGAGCTGAGCATGATGACAGACGACAAAGAGAGCAACCAAGGACAGGAGCATCTCCAGCAGTGCTGCCAGGAATTGAGGAACATGGACACTCAATGCCGCTGCGAGGCACTTAGGAGAATGGTGACACAACAGCGTGGTGGCCGCGGCCAAGACGCTGAGCGCATGTCAGAGAGAGCTCGTTACCTCCCCCGCATGTGCAACATCCAGCCTACTCAGTGCCGCTTCTAATTAAGCTGAACCAACATAGCGTTTAGTATAATAAAACACACCATCGTGTGTGAGCTATCTTAGAGATCTGCTTTGTCTAATTAGTATTTTATGTTTTGGGTGCATGTTATAGAGGGTCCACATATATAAAGGCGGCCATGAATGTGGGAGACTCGTTTAATATAAATagtgttgcggaagccaaatgtatatagtgtgaatgagtcacaactactataccaaaaattatgacaaccactaaataataaacaagacaataagacaacaataaaagaacaccagaatttacgaggttcggccaattttgcctacttcctcggacacaatcaatattttattccactccaaaattacaagtgaaataatactaaagagagaagatacaaatgccttaagaagataaaaggcaaatgagaggtgtatttaaatcctaaacattaggcctccttttatagggtgaaattctcattcaaaattgtcatccaccgatgtggtacttttgccaatttcaacaaatctccaccttggcaaaattccacatcttcaattttctctcaataacaaattttggttgtgtcttcatcttcaatctttagtgttcaacaatgttgatcaaatccaaacaatgttgaaacttgaccgcagtcaccacttttgtcagcatatcagcagggttctccgtagtatgaattttcttcaccgtgactccaccttcttctatgatttctcgtacgaaatgataccgaacatcaatgtgtttcgtccttgcatgataaacttggttcttcgctaattgaatagcactttgactatcacaaaaaattataatatttttttgttcaataccaagctcctttagcaacccctgaagccaaattacCTCATTCAcagcctctgtaatagccatgtactctgcctctgttatagacaaagcaactgttgactgcaaagtagacttccaactaactggtgcctttgcaaaagtaaacacataaccagtagttgaccttcgtttgtccagatcacccgcaaaatctgagtcacaatatccaactacagaccgattgccttcctgctcaaaaactaacccaacatctacagtactatgaatataccgtagaatccatttcacagcttgccaatgctcctttcctggattatgcatatatctgctaataactccaacggcttatgaaatgtcaggtctcgtacaaaccattgcatacatcaagctaccaacaataTTTgtgtatggtacccttgacatatactcctgttcagtttcatcctttggcgacatagtagtacttagcttaaaatggggagcaagtggcgtactaattggcttagtcttcttatctataccaaaacgctgtagtactctcttcaaatattctttctgagataaacagagtttctttgaacgtctatctcttattatctccatgccaagaattttctttgcctcacccagatccttcatctcgaactcctccttcagttgaatcttcaacttatcaatttcttccgaattcttggaagttatcaacatatcatcaacatataggagaagatatacaaaggaaccatcattaagtttgcgcaaatacacacaatgatcgtatttgcttctcttgtacccttaccgcaacataaacttgtcaaatcgcttgtaccattgtctagaagattgtttcaatccgtacaacgatttttcaagtttgcataccatattttcttttccagcaactttgaatccttctggctgagtcatgtagattttctcctccaagttttcatgtaaaaacgcagtttttacatccatctgaactagttccaaatccaactgtgctaccaaagccaacataattctaatggaggaatgttttacaactggagaaaatacttcattgtaatcaattccctccttttgagcatatcctttggccaccaatcttgctttgtagcgaacatcttcttggttaggaaatccttctttctttgcaaatacccatttgcacccaattgctttctttcccttcgggagattggccaatttccatgtatgattctgatgaagggactgcatttcttcattcatggcaatcctccacttatcttcttctgaactttggattgcgtctttataagtggtaggaacaccatcagctacaattgaggttgcacaagcaaccgtctctataagacgaacaggtttcgttattgtcctttttggcctgctggttgctattgattcaagttgttgtcgaggttcctgagttggaatctccctttctactggctcttcttccagagggtaatcttcatgagtttcctcctctgcttcttgtgtaggaaaaataaactttccctcaaactccacctgctttgatgcaccaccagtttgtttgacatcttcaactgtcatcttatctgttatggcagattcatcaaaggtaacatctctgctgaatataatattccttgtctctggatgccataagcggtatcctttgactccaaaagtaatccccataaatatagccttctttgctctcggatccaattttgactctttcacatgatagtatgcaattgagccaaacacgtgtaaagagtcataatctacagcaggttttccataccatttttcaaatggtgtcttgccatcaatggcagcagatggtagacgattatgaggtggcatgcatatgtaattgcctcaacccaaaattctttgcccaagccagcattggacaacatacaccgtaccttctccagtaaagtccggttcatacgttctgccactccattctgttgtggtgtatgtctgacagtgaagtgtcggacgatgccatcattttcacagaccttattgaaatgatcatttttgtattcacctccattatctgtgcgaatacacttgatcctcctgcctatttgattctccaccatcgtcttccatttgagaaaaattcccaacacttcatctttcctctttattgtatacacccacactcttcggaaaaaatcatcaacaaaggttacaaaatagtgtttcccacccaatgaaggtgttttggaagaaccccaaacatcagagtgtacataatccaaaatgcctttagtattatggatcgctgtaccaaatttaacccttgtctgtttccctttgacacaatgcttgCAAAattccaagttgcaagtctttacgccttttaacaatccttgattagatagagctttcaaggattttcctccagcatgtcccaagcgcatgtgccatagcctggttgcttctgcctctttgtcatcactggatgtcactgtcgctgtcccaataactgtactaccacgatagcggtacatgttattgttcttccgattggccttcattaccactagttcaccggagcatattctcatcactccattttctgtaatgattttgaacccttttgattctagggctcccacagagatgagattcttcttcaaacccggtacatatcgaacatctgttaatgttctgatcattccatcatggctccttaatcttattgaaccaatgccatatgaggtaagagggttgttatccgctgtgtggatgactccatattctccttcttgaaaattcacgaaccagtccttgttgggacacatatgatagctacaagccgagtttatcaaccatatgtctgataatgttgataactctgttgtaactaatgagaagtctgaatcatcacaatcagctatatttgaatccataatggcctttccattgttatgtctggccttatttttcaacttcggacagtctttcttccagtgcccctttttctcgacaaaaggcacattcatctttgctgggtctagatctcgacttggatcttcccttcttagtcctcgtttgattttgaagacgacccctcacaattagtgcttctccttctctgcccttctgtttttctccctttctttgttcatagctgtacaaagccgaacaaacttctctgagagaaatttcgtcatttccgtggagtagagtagtttcaaggtgctcgtactcattaggaagtgactccaacaacatcaaggccaagtcaccatcatcaaaagttgcatccatattttgtaaatctgtgaccaacttattgaaactggtgatatgttcattcattgtggtaccaggaacataggtgaagcgaaacagtctcttct of Nicotiana tomentosiformis chromosome 7, ASM39032v3, whole genome shotgun sequence contains these proteins:
- the LOC104120374 gene encoding 2S sulfur-rich seed storage protein 2-like; protein product: MAKLSVVAALLLCLLAVASANTFTVTTTVTEDDIENQGSRRCQEQIQRQRLNYCRMYLSRSRQYYGDELSMMTDDKESNQGQEHLQQCCQELRNMDTQCRCEALRRMVTQQRGGRGQDAERMSERARYLPRMCNIQPTQCRF